The Cryptomeria japonica chromosome 6, Sugi_1.0, whole genome shotgun sequence genomic interval CAACTAAGTGGGTTTAAACTTGGAGAAAACTTCATGGTTAAGCACGTTTGAGTTAGAGTAGTACTGTGATGGGTGACCTCacgggaaggcccaatgcttcacctctgtgagcatcaTCTAGATGCATTGAATGCTAAGTGGACCACTCAttgttcttgtgaaccactactcataaaTCATGGATTAATGAGTTTGACTcgaaaaactacacagttgaattcTGATAGCAATATCAAAATACTCATGTATCATCTTGCTAGTTAGTACCCATATTTAGCATTTTAATAGTCGGCAGCAATCTACTCATCCCAATGTTAAGAAAATGTATCCTCATTAATTGACCAATTTGTGTGAAAAGAAAAATATGTATCAAACACGACCCTCAGGACTAATTCAATGGAGATGCTAAGGACTATGAGAAAGGCTATATACACTTCTCTAACCCTGTTAACTCCTACAAACTGCTGTATATGCTCAACAGTCTGCCAACCGAATCGGTACATAGGCTATTCCTTTTCTTTTTTGTGCAGAAGAGGGTAGTGATTTGCTATCATGTTCAACACCCAATCAACAACCAAGAATGCCAAATGGTCCTCTTATCCCTAAACAGTCTTTAGAAACTTGGGGTTGTCTCTTCAGCCACTTCTGACAGATTCACTGCCACCTATGTGATCTGATACTTGATTATAGTCAGCAGTACAGCTATGAACAATATGAGAGAGGGATTCAACTGGATGAAGACGTAAAAACTGGAATACCTTACATCATACTATCATGTATTTATTTACTATAAAAATGAAGAGAATTAGTACCCGCTGTGGGTATCAATAGCTTCCATTTGGCGCAGCGCAATCCAGAGCCAGAATGTAATCAGGTGTCCTGGAGCGATTGCGGGTCCAACAAAGGATGGGATCCCCAGTAATAACACCTCTGCCCAATGTGCATAAGGAGCAGCAAACCCTATTGGAGTAGTAAATTCATGGTGAATCCGGTGGATCTTATCATAACCCCATTTGCAGTGCAACCACCTGTGGATCCAGTAATTGCCCCAGTCTTCCACCAGAAAGTACACTGTAAGTTGTGCAATGACTTCCCAGAGAGCAGGCAGAGGCAGGCTTGTCCTGATACCAATAAACTGCAAGGACACCAAATTCAACATATCATTGTCGATATAATGCAATACTCTCGAATTCATCATTACTTAAATGTGCCTTCTTTGGCGCTTGAAGTTCTTCTGATTCAAGAATATAGAAACCAATTTTTCCAATCCCTCAGCCCTCAACCCTGCCCTccctacaaacataaataaaatacCATAACACATTCACAGATACCACTTGGTTTATCCACAAAAAATGAGATGTGTGATGTGTAATGTCTGATAACTCCAAAGATCTGATTGCTGTTTAAGCAGGAGTGTAGTGTTCGCTTTTAGCGACTCTAAACCCAAAAAATAGCATATCAAAAAACAAAGACGACATTCTGCATACCTTGATAAAAGGATAAGATATCAGCTGCAGAGGCCCAATAACTGTGAAAAAAACATACATAACACTCTTGTAACAATGCAGCACCTCCGATTTGGGTGTGTAAATTTTGGGCTGAATTTTATATTTCTGTAAGCCTTTGGCCTTGGCGAGGTCCAGAATGGCCAATGGCAGTGGCACCATGGAGAAAACTATTATAAGAAACCATATGGTGTGAAAGTAGAGCCAAATGTCCGGCATTTTGGCAGAGTATCTGAACCATAGATTTTCCCAATAAGAGAGGTCCCTGCCCAGAGCGCCCTCTGCTTGGTTTATAGTTTCGTACGGCAGCATTGTGCCTTCTATCTCTGTAGACTTCCACCGTTTGGATAAATGGTAACTGAATCTTTCCTGTGGGTATGTGAATAACAGGGACACTGAAGTAATACAGAGAGTATTTTAAAAACACAAAGATTCTGTGATGGGACTTCGTAATTAAAGCCAAAAGAAAATAACAGAATTAAAACAGAGTATTTTAAAAACACACAAAGATTCTGTGATGGGACTTCGTAATTAAAGCCAAAAGAAAATAACAGAATTAAACCAGACGATTTGTTTCGGATCATTGCATGTAACTGTGGGCCACTTGATTGCGACTAAAGATATATAACTAGTGTAACATAGTGGTCAGTATTTGTTTTTATtatattgaaatttgaaattgaagtTGTTTGATAGTTATATGTGTTCGAAAGTAGTTAAAGTAGGGTTAACAATATtttaaaaagattttaaaaaataataataataaaaaaatataaaataatggtACTTAAATTTGTTTAATCATTTTTTGTGATTGCTAGCAATAGTTAGTTCATTCATttattgtccaaggggttgagcttaactggttaaaacactgggttctcactctggaggcccaagttcaattcccaatagggacatctgaagtggaattctaagttgtgactcttggccttccataggatggggaaggtcttgggtcaatctaatcaaacataataataataataataaaaataataattcaaagatatgtaatggggatggggccccctactgtgtcccctattcaggcttcggccaattaccgatcaaaaaaaataaaaaataaaaaataaaaaaaaatagttagttcatttataatttttttaaattattgacaTAATTGTTATGCAAATAATAATTTTAAGTATATAATTATAGTTATAATGCTTTTATGATTATGATAGTTGTAATTAATAATTATAGAATTAGGGTTATCAACAATACACTTTCTATCATGTAATACAATTAATTAACTAGTATACCTATCTTTAAAGTACGTCGTGGAAAGATACCATATTTGTTCCCTATTCCACAAAaagaattatattattatattgtaattaatattaaattattatcatattatgatgttgtaatcaatattaaattatatttctattaaactcttcatcaaaccaaaaaaatctattaagactaattattattattattatattatcatatctttatattattattattataatattaaattgatTAACTATTAGTACGATGGAGGTAGACAAAATTGATTAATCATTAAACTCAAAGTGAGTGGTagagaaaataaatagaaaatcttTCTTGAGTgctagttgagaggagaaaataaataaaatgtttttttttcagttttaaaagaaattaatCCAAATGACACATAGAATAGTCAAAAAATTCATAAAAACAAACATAAATATTACTAAAATAAAAGTTAATATGTATAAAGTTAttactaatta includes:
- the LOC131035117 gene encoding methylsterol monooxygenase 1-1; its protein translation is MLPYETINQAEGALGRDLSYWENLWFRYSAKMPDIWLYFHTIWFLIIVFSMVPLPLAILDLAKAKGLQKYKIQPKIYTPKSEVLHCYKSVMYVFFTVIGPLQLISYPFIKFIGIRTSLPLPALWEVIAQLTVYFLVEDWGNYWIHRWLHCKWGYDKIHRIHHEFTTPIGFAAPYAHWAEVLLLGIPSFVGPAIAPGHLITFWLWIALRQMEAIDTHSGYDFPWSPTKLIPFYGGPEYHDYHHYVGGQSQSNFASVFTYCDYIYGTDKGYRYQKEYLMKIRGASVDADNNHKGDESNAQAPYELVEDQKTL